A single region of the Legionella oakridgensis ATCC 33761 = DSM 21215 genome encodes:
- a CDS encoding Rrf2 family transcriptional regulator — MQLTQFTDYSLRALIYVALKKELCTINDIANAYHISSNHLVKIIHNLAKMGLIKTTRGKSGGISINANPVDINLGDLVLKLEPHFDLVPCFNREKANCCIAPACKLKRILYEAKEQFMTVLKGYTLADILDNKMELQLLLNIHN, encoded by the coding sequence ATGCAATTGACTCAGTTTACGGATTATTCATTAAGAGCTTTGATTTATGTTGCTTTGAAAAAAGAGCTATGCACCATTAACGACATTGCAAATGCTTACCATATTTCATCCAACCATTTAGTCAAAATTATTCATAATCTTGCTAAAATGGGACTCATCAAAACCACCAGAGGAAAAAGTGGTGGAATATCCATAAATGCAAATCCAGTGGATATTAATTTGGGTGACTTGGTTTTAAAGCTTGAACCGCATTTTGATTTGGTTCCTTGTTTTAATCGGGAAAAAGCCAATTGTTGCATCGCGCCTGCTTGTAAATTGAAACGAATTTTATATGAGGCTAAGGAACAGTTTATGACTGTTTTAAAAGGGTATACGTTGGCTGATATTCTTGATAATAAAATGGAATTACAACTACTACTTAATATTCACAACTGA
- a CDS encoding group I truncated hemoglobin, with protein MSESLFTRLGGQNAVNTAVDIFYRKILLDDRVNYFFDEVDMEQQIIKQKGFLTMVFGGPNHYTGKNMREGHRHLLKKGLNDSHVDIIIAHLGATLKELGASEADIQEVAAIANSVRSDVLDR; from the coding sequence ATGTCTGAGTCGCTTTTTACACGTCTAGGCGGTCAAAACGCGGTCAATACTGCCGTTGATATATTCTATCGTAAAATCCTGCTGGACGATCGGGTAAATTATTTTTTTGATGAGGTGGATATGGAGCAGCAAATCATCAAACAAAAAGGATTTTTAACGATGGTATTTGGTGGACCCAATCACTATACAGGGAAAAACATGCGCGAGGGACATCGACATTTACTGAAAAAAGGTCTCAATGATTCGCATGTAGATATTATCATTGCCCATCTGGGTGCCACATTAAAAGAACTGGGAGCCAGTGAAGCTGACATCCAAGAAGTGGCCGCCATTGCCAACAGTGTTCGTTCAGACGTTTTGGATCGATGA
- a CDS encoding MC/SLC25 family protein has translation MPKEKKTLWDAYALSVSYTGLTTLIGHPAERLKVAIQTNLSQSAYSVTKQFATANLRHFSTGFFSCVLRQQSKVAYRPLLMTHIPNEIDRLQFPMMIGSILKATVASTLDTLVLSPIENIKTIQMRAIASQDKPIKPLQAMQTVYYQRGLPGFFAGSAATLGKAFPSWVYLFMTYNAIKTKREKQTFLSTILWATAASVPVTVTTTPLDVIKSQQQAFKSESNQTIGAVASQIYKNHGFGAFFKGFNCRLLHKSLSTAGAYMILDVASNISFNK, from the coding sequence ATGCCTAAAGAGAAAAAAACGTTATGGGATGCCTATGCCTTGAGTGTAAGTTATACAGGGCTTACTACTTTAATAGGACATCCAGCTGAACGACTTAAAGTTGCCATTCAAACCAATCTTTCTCAGAGTGCTTATTCAGTCACGAAACAATTTGCAACCGCCAATTTAAGGCACTTTTCTACCGGTTTCTTTTCTTGCGTTCTTCGTCAACAAAGCAAAGTGGCATACAGGCCTCTCTTGATGACCCATATACCCAATGAAATTGATAGACTACAGTTTCCCATGATGATTGGAAGTATCCTGAAAGCAACGGTAGCGAGTACCCTAGATACGTTGGTACTTAGCCCCATTGAGAATATTAAAACAATACAAATGAGGGCTATAGCAAGCCAAGACAAGCCTATAAAACCTTTGCAAGCAATGCAAACCGTTTATTATCAACGAGGATTGCCAGGCTTTTTTGCTGGCAGTGCTGCGACACTGGGAAAAGCCTTTCCTAGCTGGGTATATTTATTCATGACTTATAATGCCATTAAAACCAAACGGGAAAAGCAAACCTTTCTATCAACCATTTTATGGGCAACTGCAGCCTCTGTTCCCGTTACTGTTACAACGACACCGCTTGATGTGATAAAAAGCCAACAACAGGCTTTTAAAAGTGAATCCAATCAAACGATCGGGGCCGTTGCCTCACAAATTTATAAAAATCATGGCTTTGGTGCTTTTTTTAAGGGATTTAATTGTCGCTTATTGCATAAATCATTATCGACTGCTGGAGCTTATATGATTTTAGACGTTGCAAGTAATATAAGTTTCAATAAGTAA
- a CDS encoding HAD-IIIC family phosphatase yields MKRNQLDKNPLRLPNVLEYPLDSALILRKKHIIKKALLLNQELISKKIALLGGSNTSEIKSILELFLLKIGIKPEFYESQFNKYYEEAIFPQQALTQFKPDLIYIHVTNKNISSYPSITDSMEDIERLLQQECNKYLTIWAGLKQYGCPVIQNNFELPQQRILGNLDAYDPRGAVHYITRLNLFFAEEALHQTNLYLNDIHYLAASLGLSRWFDPQLWYVARYALSYEAIPYLAQNLSAIMGSLWGVSKKAIVLDLDNTCWGGTIGDDGLEGIVIGKDTPLAEAFSDFQSYLKKLKERGVVLTTCSKNEPEQAKQGFRHPDTILVEEDFALFAASWEPKDKTMLQISDRLNLGSGSFVFIDDNPAERQLVRTNFPMVSVPEVGSEVINFINHIDKNHFFETVSVSNEDLIRTTDYKNKEKRAAIVHQFINYEAYLDSLSMSAEIKPFTPLYMERITQLINKTNQFNVTNKRFTLTELDAISKNTNYMTLYGRLMDCYGDFGLISALICRIEGKACHIELWVMSCRAFQRTMEHAMLDTLVAWCKTLNIDTIIGSYHQTSKNHFVAHLYERLGFTKIVNNVMPTWSIPVNEYKNKNRHIKVNND; encoded by the coding sequence TTGAAAAGAAATCAATTAGATAAAAATCCTCTGCGGTTGCCTAACGTATTGGAATATCCTTTGGACTCGGCTCTGATTTTGAGGAAAAAACATATCATAAAAAAAGCACTCTTGCTTAATCAGGAGCTCATTTCAAAAAAAATTGCCTTGTTAGGTGGATCCAATACATCAGAAATTAAATCCATTTTGGAACTGTTTCTTTTAAAGATTGGTATTAAACCAGAATTTTATGAATCTCAATTCAATAAATATTATGAAGAAGCTATTTTCCCACAGCAAGCGCTTACACAATTCAAACCGGATCTGATTTACATTCATGTAACCAATAAAAATATCTCCTCCTATCCTTCAATAACCGACTCTATGGAAGACATCGAGCGTCTTTTGCAACAAGAATGTAATAAATATCTTACGATTTGGGCTGGTTTAAAGCAATACGGCTGTCCCGTCATTCAAAATAATTTTGAGCTGCCTCAACAACGTATTCTTGGTAATTTGGATGCTTATGATCCTCGAGGTGCGGTTCATTATATAACTCGATTAAATTTATTTTTTGCCGAAGAAGCCTTACATCAAACTAATTTATATTTAAATGATATTCATTATCTTGCAGCCTCTTTGGGGTTATCTCGTTGGTTTGACCCTCAACTATGGTATGTTGCACGCTATGCTCTAAGCTATGAAGCCATCCCCTATCTCGCCCAAAATCTATCAGCCATTATGGGTAGCCTATGGGGGGTATCCAAAAAAGCAATCGTGCTGGATTTGGATAATACCTGCTGGGGAGGAACGATTGGTGATGATGGACTAGAAGGCATAGTCATTGGTAAAGACACGCCACTAGCTGAAGCATTCAGTGACTTTCAATCTTATCTTAAAAAATTAAAAGAACGCGGGGTTGTTTTGACTACTTGCTCTAAAAATGAACCGGAGCAGGCCAAACAAGGATTCAGACATCCTGATACCATTTTGGTTGAAGAAGATTTTGCATTATTTGCAGCAAGTTGGGAACCAAAAGATAAAACCATGTTACAAATCAGTGATCGATTAAATCTCGGTTCAGGCAGTTTTGTTTTTATTGATGACAACCCTGCAGAGCGACAATTGGTAAGAACTAATTTCCCCATGGTCAGTGTTCCTGAAGTAGGCAGTGAGGTGATAAATTTCATCAACCACATTGATAAAAATCATTTTTTTGAGACAGTCAGCGTTTCAAATGAAGATCTCATACGCACCACCGATTATAAAAATAAGGAAAAGCGTGCCGCAATCGTTCATCAATTCATCAATTATGAGGCGTATCTCGATAGTTTATCGATGTCTGCTGAAATTAAACCGTTTACGCCTTTGTATATGGAGCGGATTACGCAATTAATTAATAAAACCAATCAGTTTAATGTAACGAATAAACGTTTTACATTAACCGAACTTGATGCCATCAGTAAAAATACGAATTATATGACGTTATATGGGCGGCTCATGGATTGTTATGGCGATTTTGGCCTCATTTCAGCGCTCATTTGCAGAATTGAAGGCAAGGCCTGTCATATTGAGTTGTGGGTGATGAGTTGTAGAGCATTTCAAAGAACCATGGAACATGCCATGCTGGATACTCTTGTTGCTTGGTGCAAAACCTTAAATATTGACACCATCATTGGTTCTTACCATCAAACCAGCAAGAACCATTTTGTTGCTCATTTATATGAGCGGTTAGGATTTACCAAGATAGTAAACAATGTCATGCCTACATGGAGTATACCAGTCAATGAATATAAAAATAAAAACAGGCACATAAAGGTGAACAATGACTAG
- a CDS encoding N-acetylmuramoyl-L-alanine amidase — MKIFIPFLFFTSSLVHAFSCHDPQVIQQAPIQFDKQRIALTREYQLIHYGIDSKSIDIEPKMIVLHWTCIPTFEATFRTFNSPTFPKNSPRQKELPGALNVSSHFLVDRDGSIYQLMPETWMARHVIGLNHYAIGIENVGGIDGRDDLTEAQAKANAFLVCYLKKKYPEINYIIGHNDYLKFKKTSLWLEQDPHYQTDKNDPGPHFVEKVKQLANLS; from the coding sequence ATGAAAATCTTTATACCATTTTTATTCTTTACCAGTTCGTTAGTGCACGCTTTTTCTTGTCATGATCCTCAAGTCATTCAGCAGGCACCCATTCAATTTGATAAACAACGTATTGCTTTAACACGAGAATATCAATTAATCCATTATGGCATTGATTCAAAATCGATTGATATTGAACCAAAAATGATCGTGCTGCATTGGACATGCATTCCCACATTCGAGGCGACCTTTCGCACCTTTAACTCCCCGACTTTTCCCAAGAATTCGCCACGGCAAAAAGAGTTGCCGGGCGCCTTGAATGTGTCCAGTCATTTTTTAGTCGATCGTGATGGCAGTATTTATCAACTCATGCCTGAAACCTGGATGGCAAGGCATGTCATAGGCTTAAACCATTATGCGATTGGTATTGAAAATGTCGGTGGAATCGATGGAAGGGACGATCTCACGGAAGCACAAGCCAAGGCAAACGCATTTTTAGTTTGTTATTTGAAGAAAAAATATCCGGAAATAAATTACATTATCGGCCATAATGACTATTTAAAATTCAAAAAAACGTCTCTTTGGCTTGAACAAGACCCTCACTATCAAACCGATAAAAATGATCCTGGACCACACTTTGTTGAGAAAGTAAAGCAATTAGCTAATCTGTCCTGA
- the nudC gene encoding NAD(+) diphosphatase, with the protein MIQTSQDKSCWLIIQNNDSVLLSKNNTLLNGNDIACLSAYFTRSFQLGMLKDTEYFCAEIHAKQSAFNEFNAVSLRQALSLLTPDEYGMGVKAYSVINWDKNHQFCGRCGARTIHQNKHFERTCLSCRISFFPRISPSIIVLIHKGDQLVMARSSHFSAGIYGLIAGFVEAGESLENAVHREVKEEIGLEIKNLSYFGSQPWPFPDSLMLAFTAEYASGDLVIDKNEIEEAGWYRYDNLPGRPSMAISIASTLLDNFINVCQEKYKY; encoded by the coding sequence ATGATTCAAACTTCGCAAGATAAATCTTGCTGGCTGATTATTCAAAATAATGACTCTGTATTGTTAAGTAAAAATAATACGTTACTAAATGGAAATGACATTGCATGCCTATCGGCGTACTTTACAAGAAGTTTTCAACTGGGGATGTTGAAAGATACAGAATATTTTTGCGCTGAAATACATGCAAAACAGAGTGCTTTCAATGAATTTAATGCTGTTTCCTTACGCCAAGCGTTATCACTATTGACCCCGGATGAATATGGCATGGGCGTTAAAGCCTATTCTGTTATTAACTGGGATAAAAACCACCAATTTTGCGGACGTTGTGGTGCACGTACTATTCATCAAAATAAACACTTTGAGCGAACTTGTCTCTCCTGCCGTATCAGTTTCTTCCCAAGGATTTCGCCTTCCATTATTGTGCTCATCCATAAAGGCGATCAATTAGTGATGGCAAGAAGCTCGCATTTTTCAGCAGGGATTTATGGTCTTATTGCCGGCTTCGTTGAGGCAGGAGAAAGTCTTGAAAACGCTGTGCATCGGGAAGTAAAAGAAGAAATAGGACTAGAAATAAAAAATTTATCCTACTTTGGCTCGCAGCCTTGGCCATTTCCCGATTCATTAATGCTTGCATTCACCGCGGAATATGCCTCTGGTGATCTTGTAATAGACAAAAATGAAATTGAAGAGGCTGGATGGTATCGATATGATAACTTGCCTGGCCGCCCATCCATGGCAATTAGCATTGCTTCAACATTGCTGGATAATTTTATTAATGTATGCCAAGAAAAGTATAAATATTAA
- a CDS encoding acyl carrier protein, with product MTREDVVRRMQEIFRDIFNDSSLIVSEHLNTGDIDYWDSLNHINLLSAIQQEFHVTFELNELHDLNNVGAIVDSILKKSRQSQ from the coding sequence ATGACTAGAGAAGACGTTGTAAGAAGAATGCAAGAAATTTTTAGAGACATTTTTAATGATTCATCATTAATCGTTTCGGAACACTTAAATACGGGGGATATTGATTATTGGGACTCTTTAAATCACATTAACCTCCTCAGTGCGATTCAACAGGAGTTTCATGTAACGTTTGAGTTAAATGAGTTGCATGATTTAAATAACGTTGGTGCTATCGTTGATTCCATATTAAAGAAATCACGCCAATCACAATAA
- a CDS encoding FAD-binding oxidoreductase, whose protein sequence is MPELIYNNQTCSIKDGESVLECLLRHNIDHPHSCRIGVCQACLIKTTESVMEPQWQEGLPDTLKAQGYFLACQAKPSVNLHLSAAETSECDQEAMITEITNLTYNVIKVKLFTENLNHWTPGQYLNFINSDAIGRSYSIANLPAKEGYIELHIKLQPQGAMSRWLREQATVDTLVHIRGPFGKCYYINLEKKSFDILLAGTGTGLAPLLAIAKDALSQHHPGKITLIHGGCIDEDIYYSEELETLAIFHQNFNYIPCVLKSNGRYPEANINQQLLKHLANTTHTQVYVCGPKETTNALKTKAFLAGVPSSGIHSDAFL, encoded by the coding sequence ATGCCAGAACTTATCTACAATAATCAAACCTGCTCTATAAAGGATGGAGAGTCTGTTTTAGAATGTTTGTTACGTCATAACATTGATCATCCACATTCCTGCCGCATTGGTGTATGTCAAGCTTGCCTGATTAAAACGACAGAATCCGTTATGGAGCCCCAATGGCAGGAAGGCCTTCCAGACACGCTTAAAGCCCAAGGTTACTTCCTGGCCTGCCAGGCAAAACCTTCTGTTAACCTCCATCTAAGCGCAGCAGAGACCTCTGAATGTGACCAAGAAGCTATGATCACTGAAATAACCAATCTGACGTACAATGTCATTAAAGTTAAATTGTTCACAGAAAATCTTAATCACTGGACGCCCGGCCAATATCTCAATTTCATCAATTCGGATGCAATCGGTCGCAGTTATTCCATTGCTAATCTACCTGCTAAAGAAGGTTATATTGAATTACACATCAAGCTTCAACCACAAGGCGCAATGAGTCGATGGCTTCGTGAGCAAGCAACGGTTGATACGCTTGTTCATATCCGAGGTCCTTTTGGTAAATGCTATTATATTAATCTTGAAAAAAAATCCTTTGATATCCTGCTTGCCGGCACAGGCACTGGACTAGCACCACTGCTTGCCATTGCCAAGGATGCGCTCAGCCAACACCATCCAGGAAAAATTACATTAATTCACGGAGGATGTATTGATGAAGACATCTATTATAGTGAAGAGCTTGAAACACTGGCCATCTTTCACCAGAATTTTAATTACATCCCTTGTGTATTAAAAAGCAATGGCCGTTATCCAGAAGCCAATATTAACCAGCAATTGCTGAAACATTTGGCCAATACCACTCATACTCAGGTGTATGTGTGCGGGCCCAAGGAAACAACCAATGCATTAAAAACAAAGGCATTTCTTGCTGGTGTGCCTTCTTCAGGCATTCATAGTGATGCTTTTTTATAA
- a CDS encoding multidrug effflux MFS transporter, protein MKAQNNLSISVMVIAAIALGNAGSTLYLPAMPNITESLHTTGAMMKLSLSLFLIGFSLSQLLYGPLSDAFGRKINLLFGLGIFSIGSIISALATDISPLLAGRLIEGLGIGAANAVGYALMRDIYSGSKLTAQLSYISVFVGSMPLIAPVIGGYLVEYINWQSCFYVLTIVALLLLALKIMFLPETLALRDPTARRPNVIFKKYWTLLTSSNYMGFTLIAGFGFAAIFTTGSTLPFLLVNKLGISPSLYGWIAGIPALGYLSGSFVSGYLAKDIALSKLILFGSLFGILSMIVGLLVNVNAVHFTLYTLIAPLIFFMFGIGFLVPTGSSGAMAPFPQIAGAESALLGAFMFCIASILTAIGSHLNITNPVPLFLLLTCVCVITFILFFVVKKDEKDD, encoded by the coding sequence ATGAAAGCTCAAAATAATCTATCAATTTCAGTGATGGTTATCGCAGCCATCGCCTTGGGTAACGCAGGCAGTACGCTTTATCTTCCCGCCATGCCCAATATTACGGAGTCTTTGCATACCACGGGAGCAATGATGAAATTATCATTGTCTCTGTTTTTAATTGGTTTTAGTTTATCTCAGCTGCTGTATGGTCCGTTGTCCGATGCCTTTGGCCGCAAGATCAACTTGCTATTTGGCTTAGGCATTTTTAGCATAGGCAGCATCATCTCTGCTCTGGCCACGGACATTTCCCCATTGCTGGCTGGTCGTCTCATTGAAGGTCTTGGTATTGGAGCCGCCAATGCCGTAGGATATGCCTTAATGCGTGACATTTATAGCGGCTCTAAGTTAACTGCCCAGCTTAGTTATATCAGTGTGTTTGTAGGTTCAATGCCATTAATCGCGCCCGTGATTGGTGGGTATTTAGTGGAATACATTAATTGGCAGTCCTGTTTTTACGTGCTTACTATAGTGGCTCTGCTGTTACTGGCTTTAAAAATTATGTTTCTGCCAGAAACCCTGGCTCTGCGTGATCCGACAGCGCGCCGTCCTAACGTCATCTTTAAAAAATATTGGACATTATTGACCAGCAGCAACTACATGGGATTTACATTGATTGCCGGCTTTGGGTTTGCTGCTATTTTTACCACAGGAAGCACGCTGCCATTCTTATTAGTTAACAAACTAGGCATATCACCGTCTTTATATGGCTGGATTGCAGGAATTCCAGCGCTCGGTTATTTATCCGGTTCCTTTGTAAGTGGGTATTTGGCCAAAGACATTGCATTATCAAAATTAATCTTATTTGGCTCTCTCTTTGGCATTTTATCCATGATTGTTGGTCTGCTCGTCAATGTGAATGCAGTGCATTTTACCTTATATACGTTGATCGCACCGTTAATTTTTTTCATGTTTGGTATAGGATTTTTAGTTCCTACTGGCTCCTCTGGAGCAATGGCTCCTTTCCCTCAAATTGCTGGTGCGGAATCAGCGCTATTAGGTGCTTTTATGTTTTGTATCGCTTCCATTCTAACAGCGATAGGCTCGCATTTGAACATTACCAATCCTGTTCCATTGTTTCTGTTACTTACCTGCGTTTGTGTGATTACTTTTATTTTATTTTTTGTAGTGAAAAAGGATGAAAAAGATGATTAG
- a CDS encoding Dabb family protein, with protein MIRHVVLYTYRSDIPDATIADIYAQLDKISARLPGRLAYTWGKYQSEEGRNKGYTHALVTDFIDTAAQKAFLLDPIRLEFSQREVIPRMVNGVDGLVSFDFVWHN; from the coding sequence ATGATTAGACACGTAGTGCTTTATACTTATCGTAGTGATATCCCGGATGCAACCATCGCTGACATTTACGCTCAATTAGATAAAATTTCTGCGCGCTTGCCTGGGCGATTGGCTTACACGTGGGGAAAATATCAGAGTGAGGAAGGGCGTAATAAAGGATATACTCACGCTTTAGTCACCGATTTTATTGACACAGCCGCGCAAAAAGCTTTTTTACTTGACCCAATACGTCTGGAGTTTTCTCAACGTGAAGTCATTCCGCGCATGGTAAATGGCGTCGATGGCCTTGTGTCTTTTGATTTTGTCTGGCATAACTAA
- a CDS encoding class I SAM-dependent methyltransferase, with protein sequence MGLAFKKIDRYPHVRKLIDIILQLDPLQGDGLKKSLPRLTSGEIEALEDYLIFSLKQGLSLDYLAHCYQMIVLDFIKESLYFKTHKKYRYSSVAEVADQVYFDKKYMSSYMHGVFISLFFWPNHLSLYRFFRKTIPRKKQGIYLEIGPGHGYFFFTALNLSAYTHFIGIDLSETSIQQTNALANWKPHEKNIQLHCTDFFNAPLEESHFDAIVMGEMLEHVENPQDYLKKIASIAKPEAYIFLTTCINAPAIDHIYQFKNLQELDTLFTQSGLNIKKQCILPYVDKTLEECINNYLAINVGYVLEKKSIR encoded by the coding sequence ATGGGGCTTGCATTCAAAAAAATCGACCGTTATCCTCATGTTCGAAAATTAATAGACATCATTCTGCAATTGGATCCGTTGCAAGGCGATGGATTAAAAAAATCGCTGCCCAGACTAACAAGCGGTGAAATTGAGGCACTGGAAGATTATCTGATCTTTTCTCTTAAACAGGGCCTTTCTCTTGATTACCTCGCCCATTGTTATCAAATGATAGTCTTGGATTTTATAAAAGAGTCTCTTTACTTCAAGACGCATAAAAAATACCGCTATTCGAGCGTTGCCGAGGTTGCCGATCAAGTTTATTTTGATAAAAAATATATGTCCTCCTACATGCATGGAGTATTTATTTCGTTATTTTTCTGGCCCAACCATTTGAGCCTTTATCGATTTTTTAGAAAGACCATTCCAAGAAAAAAGCAAGGGATTTATCTCGAAATTGGCCCTGGTCACGGCTATTTTTTCTTTACTGCCTTAAATCTTAGCGCATACACTCATTTCATAGGGATTGATCTGAGTGAAACGAGCATTCAACAAACCAATGCCTTAGCCAATTGGAAACCGCATGAAAAAAATATACAGCTGCATTGCACTGATTTTTTCAACGCACCATTAGAAGAATCACACTTTGATGCAATTGTCATGGGAGAAATGCTAGAGCATGTGGAAAATCCGCAAGATTATTTAAAAAAAATTGCATCCATTGCCAAGCCAGAAGCCTATATTTTTTTAACAACATGCATTAATGCACCAGCGATTGATCACATTTATCAATTTAAGAATTTACAAGAATTAGACACTCTTTTTACTCAAAGTGGCTTGAACATCAAAAAGCAATGCATACTGCCTTATGTGGATAAAACCTTAGAGGAATGCATAAACAATTATTTAGCTATAAACGTCGGGTATGTCCTTGAAAAGAAATCAATTAGATAA
- a CDS encoding DUF488 domain-containing protein, with protein MRNIQLCRVYEPPSSKKGVWLLVDRLWPRGLKKEALAFDVWLKDIAPSPSLRTWFNHDPDKWVEFADKYINELKDKSELITHILEKAQNSDLVLFYAAKDKQHNHARVLKAVLESWPKRPEFKE; from the coding sequence ATGAGAAATATACAGCTATGTCGAGTATACGAACCGCCATCTTCCAAAAAAGGCGTCTGGTTATTGGTAGATAGGTTATGGCCTCGTGGTCTTAAGAAAGAAGCTCTCGCCTTTGATGTATGGTTAAAAGACATCGCGCCAAGCCCTTCTTTACGAACATGGTTTAATCACGATCCAGATAAATGGGTTGAATTTGCCGACAAATACATCAATGAACTCAAAGACAAATCAGAACTAATTACACACATTCTGGAGAAAGCTCAAAATTCAGACCTTGTCTTGTTTTACGCAGCAAAAGATAAACAACATAATCATGCCCGAGTTCTGAAAGCAGTTCTTGAATCCTGGCCAAAACGACCTGAATTTAAAGAATGA
- a CDS encoding substrate-binding periplasmic protein, translating to MDKNKSIFSCIFIVLFLFLNVCMASPIQVGIVLDPPFVMENQGKYSGISIAIWETVAKAAKLNFEYQLFANEMAVIQAYKNKNIDVIVSPIPVTFNLIKSLSFSRPYFINTIGIISANKLPRISAVFKTLIHTIMPFLLVFLIVTVLFGLIMAIFEYYWYKKNWFEHFLYAFLNSLSALFSLNYIFYPKSKLMLFFSILWLLMGLSFISMFSATVTSTMLIAHTNIGLNTEAINEETNKHIAIRKFSPLIDIFKENKIQITYITTLEEGLNLLENKQVDSVIANYASIKYVFHNQLYRYSLQEFVLGSTELAFAVRDPKTLQTINEALTELQDKNEIYGLCKNFINNDAKFCLI from the coding sequence GTGGATAAAAATAAATCTATCTTTAGTTGTATTTTTATCGTGTTGTTTCTTTTTTTGAATGTTTGTATGGCATCTCCTATACAAGTAGGAATAGTGCTAGATCCTCCTTTTGTGATGGAAAACCAAGGAAAATATTCGGGAATATCCATCGCAATTTGGGAAACTGTTGCAAAAGCAGCAAAACTGAATTTTGAATATCAATTATTTGCTAATGAAATGGCAGTTATTCAAGCTTATAAGAACAAGAACATTGACGTCATTGTTTCTCCTATACCGGTTACTTTTAATTTAATTAAATCATTATCTTTTTCCAGACCGTACTTTATAAATACAATTGGTATAATTTCAGCTAATAAGTTACCCAGAATCTCAGCAGTGTTTAAAACATTAATTCACACCATCATGCCATTTTTGCTTGTTTTTTTGATAGTGACGGTGTTGTTTGGATTAATAATGGCCATCTTTGAATATTATTGGTATAAAAAAAATTGGTTTGAGCATTTTTTATATGCTTTTTTAAATTCATTAAGTGCTTTATTTTCGTTAAATTATATTTTCTATCCAAAATCAAAATTAATGTTATTTTTCAGTATATTGTGGTTATTAATGGGATTATCTTTCATCTCTATGTTTTCGGCAACGGTTACTTCCACCATGTTAATTGCTCATACGAATATAGGCTTGAATACGGAAGCCATCAATGAAGAAACCAATAAACATATAGCCATCAGGAAATTTTCGCCGTTGATTGATATTTTTAAAGAAAATAAAATTCAAATAACCTACATTACGACGTTAGAAGAAGGATTAAACTTATTAGAGAATAAGCAAGTCGATAGTGTGATAGCAAATTACGCCTCTATCAAATATGTTTTTCATAATCAGTTATATCGTTATAGCTTGCAAGAGTTTGTTTTGGGATCAACGGAGTTGGCTTTTGCTGTGCGAGATCCAAAGACATTGCAGACAATTAATGAAGCCCTAACTGAGTTGCAAGACAAAAATGAGATATATGGTTTATGCAAAAATTTTATAAATAATGATGCCAAATTTTGCCTTATATAA
- a CDS encoding peptide chain release factor family protein — MIRKDKWEKLTDWMSKLHINEADLIEKFILGRGKGGQKLHKTAATVYLKHWPSGVEIKCQESRSREDNRYFARMRLCEKLHSILRDEKTKEQQRIEKIKRQKKRRSRRAQQKMLDEKSKQGQTKELRKKPQFYD; from the coding sequence ATGATCCGTAAAGATAAATGGGAAAAACTAACAGATTGGATGAGCAAACTTCATATTAATGAAGCGGATCTTATCGAAAAATTTATCCTTGGTCGTGGTAAGGGCGGGCAAAAATTGCATAAAACGGCTGCCACCGTCTATTTGAAACATTGGCCATCCGGAGTAGAGATAAAGTGTCAGGAATCCAGAAGCCGTGAAGATAACCGCTATTTTGCAAGAATGCGACTTTGTGAAAAATTGCATTCAATCTTAAGAGATGAAAAAACAAAAGAGCAGCAAAGAATAGAAAAAATAAAACGCCAAAAGAAAAGACGTTCAAGACGAGCTCAACAGAAGATGCTGGATGAAAAGTCCAAGCAAGGCCAAACAAAAGAGTTAAGGAAAAAGCCACAATTCTATGACTAG